A stretch of DNA from Oryza brachyantha chromosome 4, ObraRS2, whole genome shotgun sequence:
TAcacgtaaatttttttattcaaatttattttttatttataaatatatcatttcgtttttcttaaaaagggCCGACTAGATAAGATCCTAGCTGGAGCACGTATACCTACTTGCCTTGGATCCAGCTCGTATACTGTTACCTTAGATACGATCCTAGCTGGAGCTCCCAGTCTACGGGCCAACCAATCTGAACGGCTGGACCTACCGAttcacacatgcatgcatgggcctGATCGATCACCAGCGGCGCACACATGTGACATCTTCATATATCTAAACCAATCAACCTGCTCCCGTGCTATTTTATGCGCCAATTTTCATATGACTCCAGATTGGACCATGTGAattgcaatatatataaatgcatGTAAGCGCTCAATTCTTCTCTGCCTGTATACCCCAATTAAACCATGGGAGAGATAtgttggattaattaggttatatattcatatgaacCTCACcacaaatttgaaaacttGAACCttgaagaaatttaaaatgatCACACTTTGACAATTTCTCCTATCAGTTCCTATAAATTATTGCTCCTACTATCTAGATGGTTTTTGTCAGGACTATCTAAATGATGTAAGTCTTGGAACTACCTATGCATCTAATGCTACCTACGtacatacacatattattattttaagagaaattttatgatacTATCTAAATTTTAGCGTTAAATTTTACAGTCCGTTGAGAAACCATGCCTAATGTTTCTATCTTCCATCCACACCACTCCCCCTCCACCCACCACTAATCCAACCCTAccactatatataatataagggACTTCTGTTTGTCCAGGTTCAAAGAAAATGTCAAGAAGATCAATTTCTGGTCATGAATCTTCATGAACATccaaattaacttttagaaaaCTGATTGTATTGATGAGAGAAACAAGTAGCTTAGTTCAATGATGGAAAGCAAATGCTTGATTTATTGAGCACACAATGTTGAAAAAGACCATGTTATCCATATAGTGGAATCCTTGCATGAATCCTTTTTGATGGCCTCAATTAATTCTCTTtgcaaaattttcacccaaatgTTGTTTTTCAAATTGTACACTTGATTTTCAAGCTTATGGAGATTTTATATCCTCTCCAATTAATCTTCAGAGAGCTAGCTACTTTATATAAACATCAAACATTTCCGGCCTGTTGTAACAATTAATACAATCTTTCCATCAAAAATCGTATGAAGAcctaaagtaaaaaaaaaaggttaattaaACCTTTAACTCATCTGTTTTCAGATCATGAAGAAGACAAGAAGAGAAATGTCCATCTCTGATTCATCCTTGGTTGCATCTTGCATGCGATGATATCAACGAGGGTAGGATGCATTCAGATGCGACGCCAAGCACGGCGAGTCCCTCCACACCCTGGCGTGCATCTTGAGCATctccctcgccctcgccctcgtccGGTCGCCGGAGGCGCCGACCTGCAGCAGGAAGAGCAGTCTCGCCACCACCCCGACGGCCAGCATCTCCTGGAGCACCGCCGGCGTGGCGGAGTGCCTCGCCACGGCGTGCAGCGCGCGGACGGCGCTCTCGGTCCCCGCGGCGGACAGCCGTGTCGCCGCGCAGGACAGCACGGCCAGCCCCGCCGGGTGCGCCACCAGCTCCAGACGACCCTCCGCGCAGCCGCAGAGATGGTCGACCGCCACGATGGCGAGCTCGCACgcgcgccggtcgccgccgccgttgcagCCGCCGCAGCCCTCGTCGAGGAGGAGACGCACCAGCGCGGACACGGCGCCGGCCTCGACCGCCTTGACGCGGTTCCGGCCCCACGGGCAGAGCCGGCAGAGCACGGTGAGCGCCACCTTGACCGCCTTCGCCGACAACCTGTCCGCGATCACCCTCACCACGCCGTCGACCAGCTCGGCGCTTGCCGATGTCAGCCGCGCGGGAGGCATCGCCGAGACCGCCGATCTCAGGAGATGGATTCCTTGCATCCGCGAGAGGTAGCTCGGCCGCCGCAGGACGCACGCCAAGGTGTCCAAGaaatcgtcgccgccgctgccttctAAGACCCTCTTGAGGCTCTCCTCGGTGAGCTTAAGCGAATGCAGGATGATCAgagccgcctcctccggcgagCTCTCGTTCGGAGAATCCTGCACGCCGCATACCTCGTCCTGGGAAATCTTGAACGTCGTTTCGACGCAGACGTGCTCCTTGACGACGGACACGAGGAACTCCACGGCGCCGGGGGCGCCCTGGACGCACCGCCGGTTGCGGTCGCTCTCGGCGACGATGTCCGCGAGCTCCCCCAGCGAAGCCATCAGCTCCTGCTGGCCCCTCCGGAGCGGCCCGGCGGCTTCCACGATGGCCGTGACGCGGGCGGCGTCGACGGGAGGGCGAGGGGTGGGGAACCTCTCGACGGCGTGCACGGCGCACCAGCCCTGTATGAGCCGGCGGAGCGTGTGGTTCGGCGTGGGCTCCCGGTCCGCCGGCGCCAGCCGCTGCTTCGTCACGGGGCACTCGCCGTGGCCGTCGGTGAACACCCACCGCTCGATGCTCTCCCTGTCGTACGTGATCCCCGTCGACAGCGTCACCGGGTCCCGCATGATCTCCAGCGAGATCGGGCACACGAAGTACGACGgcacctccaccgccggcgactCCTCCCCCATCGATCCTCGATCCTTCCTACCACTCAACtcaccaatatatatatgtacaaattaAGCCGTCGAAGTACGTAGCCACCACCGGTCGAAACAGGAAAGCTTGAGCTAGCTGCTTATATAGTGGCAGATTAGCTAGAGACGAAAGTCCACGGCCCAACCTAGTCTTCGTTGGCGGAGTTCTTTATGCGACTGTATCAACTAGGCGTAGCCACGGAGCGATCGATCGGTTCGGAAGGTGAGCGAGGTGATCAGCCAATCGACGACGAAGTGACGAATTGGTTGGTGTGGGAAGGGAGGGAGCTGGCTGcgagcgggcgcggcgcggtggaATTATAATAAGGGAGGAGGCGGTCGACCGATCGGCTATTCGGGTCGGCGGGAGAGCCGAccagcgcgggcgcggccacTGACCACGGAACGTTCTGCAGCTTTGACCTCGCCGGGGTTTCAACTGTTACTGTGCCGTTCGTTCCTCGCGTCGACTCTTCTCTACTTCTCGCGTCGTCCGTCTTCTCCGCTCTCATCTGTTTGGCTTTGAAAACTTCGCGGGTTTTAAGCTCGGAGAGTGTAGAATTTTCAAGCCGCAATTAAATTCCCGTCGTGGCGCCGTGGTTTACTACCCCGAAATCAACGTATTTTACTGTGAGTGCGTACGTACGTCGTCCTTTCGGTCGACCAGCAGCCAGCGCCCGAACCGCATATATATTTCGAACGAGCTATTTTTAGTGAGGTCGCCGCTGTGGATTTGTTATTCATTTGTTGtaactctttttattttttagtttgaaaCTAAACTCTCTCCAAACATATACCCAtatatgaatcttttggcaATGCTAGCTTGCCTCGTATGGCCAAATAACACCATCATAATATTGTTATTTGGTCGTACTAACAAGACAATCATGATAAAAGAATACCGTTGTGTCAACTTCTAATAGCATATTGGTGTTATTTACCCACGCCAAATGAGTGATGGTGCCAAAAGatttagaaaaacaaatccaaatctagtagaaaagaaaatatagtgaAGAAGGCTGGAGCAGTATGAAAAATTGAACCGTGAGAGTGAAACAGCCTCCGGTAGTTTAACAGGTCTAGCTCCACAAAATAAGCATATATAAGGACATCATCACGGAAAGACTGATTATATCCGTCTATAGAATTAATTGAGTTATCACGTACGATAGAAAATAACATGTCAAGTGAGTAAAGACATGTACAATGTATTATGCCCAACTCGGTATTAGAGTGGGCCCAGCGAACAAACTTTACTAGCTCTTAAACGGCACTATAATGTTGCTACGTGAGGAGGAGAAATAAGATAGGGTCCACTAAAAAGAATGATTAGTTTATTTGTTGTATGCAGTAAGAAACACCACACCACCTCACTTGTGTCAGAATCACTgcacataaattatattttttttgcttggtgCCAGTAGTAGCACTATAACCAGTGTATGCTACCAAGCagcaaggattttttttatttcttactaCCTACTTTTTACAATATTATGGATGACCTAAGAGAAATCCTAATGCAGTACACTAGTCATGATTTATGTATCCTACATGTAataaagaaactagtactagacaccaCTCCTATAATGTAAAAACTAATAATTCACGtatgaatttaatgttacTCATCTCTTATCAGGTCTTGGGTGCTAGAAATTatttctcatgcaagacatggttttcttcttttttttcatttaatcacttgccacatcatcttttatcatatatgacaacttatttaatccTATAAACATCATCCTAATCATTGCATTGTGAATGCTtcaaatgaagaaagagaaagaaacaatGGCTTGCatgagatatattttctaccCAACATCTAAGATATAATGAGAGATgattaacattaaatttaaatgtgaaTCAATAGTGTTTCTAGTACTATTTTTTCGACACGGaggatataaaaattatgacTAGTGTCTTGCACAAGGATTGCTCTAAGAGTTAGATCTCTATCACACTGGCATGTAGTAGAActtattatttacttataGTTTTCTTCCATTAACAATAATTAAGTTGGCAAGCATGATCGTGTGGTTGATGCTTGTAAcaatggtttagtttgttgacTTGGCATGGTTATATTGTCGGTGGAGATGTTCTCATCATGCACGCTATGTAGTAAGTGGTTGTAACTTCTGAGTAAGTAAAGACCGGTGTTTtctcattatctaaaaatataagattagTTTTCGTACCTCCAATCATAATAAGAGATATATATTAAGTATAAGGAAGTGTATACCTCTCGAGGATGTATCTCAGTATGTTCTTCgctttttattagtttattttttttattaaactcATTATGACACATaaattatactccctctattttaaaagaaacgATTACTATCTCGGTTTTCTtatataagactttatagttTTTGCTAGATTTATGTGGATGTTAAGGAATCTAAcctatatacaaataatatatattgatctataGATGAACCTATACATATCCAAAACGTCTTACAGTATGAAATAGGGGAGTACTTTAGAAGATGAGGATAAATtatgagaaaagaagaaaaatgcataCCCCTAATTAATGAAAGATGTATATGTTTATGAGCTGAGAGTGGTTGAGGGTACAATGGAAGAAATTTAAAGAAGATGTGGTATTGCTGTCTCcatccaaaataactttattttagtCTATCTTCTTTTTCCATAAATTCTTCATTTTTGAAGAATTAGTATATTGAAGTTTGTTAATGCAGGAGACAAATTTATTAGGATTTAAATAGGTAGGAAACAATTGCATtggaattaaataaaatgatatcttTATATTTGAAGCATTGCACAGGTACATGTGAGGAAAACTAATAATGGAGCCTTCTTTGGACGGAAGGAGTAGATAAGAGAAATAGTactacaaaataataataaatttggtataaatttgaatccaaagTGGAACTTATGGTAGGACGGGGATGAAAATTAAAAGCCTCGTATTTTCggttctgcttatacttataatccaaacatttaaattttcaacctttaaTTTGGAatagattttggatttttttatcgaagtatattttctagtcttggtTTGAGATcactaataatatgtataaattttatctggCTGAcgcaattaaataaaaattataacatacTTTCATTTTGAACCATATACACAGCTCTTCCACACATGAAGAGTGGCAATTAAAGTATAGGTCAACTACTCATTATTCTCAACTTAACTCAAATAATTATTGCAGCTGCAGTTAGGAAATGCAAAGTATGGAGTCACATCATTTTCTACACGGCCCACATGTGTGGCCACGATACGCCTTTGACCCGTCTCAGGCGTCGCACGTCTCAACGCACGCGAGCATTTCCTAGTTGACTACTAACGTTGTGTAGTGCTGGTATAAATTAATAACGACTTGCAAACCATGTTGTCATCTCGTCCTCTATTCTGCATTTACCATGTGTTGCTCGATCCATGCCTCCAATCGACTAGTTGTTCcattctaaaatttctaaatcTTTTAATTCTGACGGTACCATagtatatacatgcatgtaacCTAACCTCTGGCGCCTAGTCACGAACTCACGATTAATTATCGTAATTGTGCCCGTCGCATGACTGCAGCGTCAAACAGTCTATGCTTAATTAACAAACTCGCGTTCATCACCAAAAatttattgagaaaaaaaaggtaagaaAAAACTCATTACTCTTGTGCGTTATCCTGAATAAGTGAAGAACCATCATACATACATCATACATGCGGGTGTATGCACTCGTGCGAAATTGAGTATGCAAACTGTTCAACGTGGGGCCGGTGGGGGGTTATTTTTTCGcgttttgagaaaaaaagcGGAAagacatatttgcataaaaaataatttatgaatatactcttagcaatctaaaagcttaGGCTAAagataaactatgatgaaaaaaaattaaaatcaaccctaaattaaaaactaaaaatttaaattttatcttataagcacAAGTAAAACATCACAGATATCGGTGAGTACCTGCGCACAGCCTAAGACTAGGTAAAGGTCAATTAATAAGGTCGTACATGTTGATTTTTCACCGTATCATAGTATACATATCCACGGTTGCTTTTATCCCACAACAGTAAACCTAAATTTCTTATTAGTACTCGAGTTTGTACCgatactattttctatatacccttagattttgttttattcCATATAGTTGTACGTATGTGTCTGATATTTCATCTCGATCACATACATGCATATTAACTCTATGAATTGACTTTGAGTTCACCTTTTACTTTCCAAAATGACCATAATTGCTATTGTTGGTGATATTAACTTATAAGTTTCCCACAAAATTAGAACATACAAAATTGTTTCTGGGTTATATGGTTTTCCAAAGAGGCAAAACTAcaaaaagtttcaaaatttaaccagtactaaaaaaacaaaattgataaTCACACATGAAATTCAACAGAATTGGATTCCGGAATGCAATTTTCTGAGGATTTGGTGATCCcatcgcttttttttttgaaatttataaaacttcATTGAAGTTGcttaaaatatacattttttcGTTTATGTATAATAGTAAACTAATTTACCTTGTGTAATTTTTGCCCCTTTGAAAATTTCATGATCTTTGATGGAAATTCATTTAAAAGTTTaggttaaaattgaaaatgaaataattCATCCCCATTGATTTTGTATAAGTGGAATTTTACTCTGTCAcacttatcttttttatatataatataaagagGGTAGCGCTAGCTTATGACACGAGCGAGGAGCAATATATcatcatttgaaaaaaaaatgatggtcAACTCACGATTAAATAACAGAGTGGATGTTGATACGACCAAATTACGGAAGCTCAAGCTTAGTGTGTATACAGTACTATATCTGtacttaaatatttgacgtcgttaactATTTTATACTTGActattgtaaatatattttatgcatatataactttacatatttttttaaaaaaataaataagatgaataatcaaacatgtataaaaaattaacggcgGTGTAATAATtaagcgtgcgtgcgtgcatgtcGGGTAGGTTTTCAAAAGCCAAAGGCCACGATTTggtataagaaaaaaaggttCAATTTTTTCCGCATGAAACAAAAGGCAGTGTAAACGCATGGCACCAGTACTGTGCATTTGAGCACGTGCCACTTGAACCCAACCAGCAGCTATCGACGCCAGTAGGTAAACGGCAAGGCATATGTTTTTGGTTTGTGTGCGCGTCTCTTTCTGCCCCTGGATGCACGCAGGCGAGACAGAACAACTCGAGGTAAAGATATCCGAATATTGACAGTATGACGTGAGTGGCAAACAGAAAGAGTAAAAGTATGACATAGTTTACTCCTCATACGACCTACTCACTCCGTTGTATGGCCGTTTACGATGTAAAACTTCATATCATTGACTAAATGTACATTAaagttaattaggctaaatatattatgagcaatataatcaattaatatatatatatatatattatatttgatcGGTTAACTTTAATCAGTTGTCCACGGCGACTAGATGATATATGTGAgagacaaaaataattaaataaatctttctttttattttacataaatatatatgtggaagagaaattacataaataatatgtgCCGTGAAGCGAAGATGTGCACAGTGCCACGCAGCGGTGGAGTGGCACCAGCACGGTGCTGTGCGGTGGGGTCGCGGCAACGGCCCACAACATCTGACAATGCTCGCCAGTGCCGCTTCATCACCACGCGGGTGCTACTCCCACCGCATGGCACCGATTCAGTGTCATGCCCCACTTATCGACACGTGAAGATTTTTAGTTTCTctttgaacacatatatattcgGTAAAATAGGAGGAAAGTAtaccctttctttttttatttaacacggttaaatttaagatcatattaaataattattaattatttttttatgattttgtttattaagaATGACATATAATATTGTATATTTAgccaaaagttttaaataagataaaataattagatatttgctccggtccaacaaaaaagtaGCTTAAGGTACCGGtaacttgaggtaccaaatcatttttcatgattggatctagctaaatagaatgtgcactgttagatccaacgattaaaaataatttgatactaccggtaactcgagatactttttgttgaactgaaacaaatctcgaataattaaacatacataaaaaaaatcaatgacgttACCTAAAAAGATGGGAGTAAGTGTTTAAAAACCTTTTTCAGACGAGAGATTAGATCCAGGGCAGGCCGGTACGGTAAGAGCTAGCGTGTGCCGGCGGGAGTCAGCAACAGCGGCGTCCTTTAATTTTGCCGGTGATGCATGCGCGGACCGATTGATCGAGACAATAAGGTAGCGTTtagattgcaaaaaaaacagatgCCACGTCACACGTTTAACTAGTGGAAGTGGTTTTTggatataaatacaaaaaaattatagattccgTCAaaaaaactgcgagacgaatttttgaacctaattaatccgttattagcacatgttggttactgtagtacttatggctaatcatggcctAATTACGctcaaagattcgtctcatgatttctccgataattgtgtaattagttttctattttatctatatttaatgctccatttatatgtcaaaagattagatatgatgttttttgaaaaaaattttgggaactaaacatgacctAAGTCCACGAACACATAGATCTGATTGGGGGCGGATCCAGAAAAAATTAGGAGAGCTAATTATCTTCTTTCTCCTTAAGCCCCTCtactctttatattttttctatttctctttCCTTCCTCCCTCTTATTTTCCCTAGGAATCCAGCGGGTAGGAGGGCTTGAGCCCCTATCATCTATGCTGGATCCGCCCCTGGATATGATCGTGTTAATTTAGTATATACCTGACTCATATAATCTGCTGGCCGGCCTGCCGGtatatctctcctctctctctcgcatGCGTGTCAAAGTTCATTCGGCGTAACGTGCAGGGTTCATCAGGTCCTGCAGGGAGAGATCTCGTGGTGATCATCTctaacttaatttaattttataaaaaataccaaaataatttatgaatagaatTTGTATATACATGTCACTAGTGACCTAAaagacaaggctaaaaaaatattattatgatgaaaaaacatcaaattctAATTGAATTTTaaggccaaaattttaatttttttaccatatccgttgcttttgtttatgcttatatacaaaatttaaattttcaaccttaaattgattttatggtttttcaccaaagtttatttttcagtcttgatttttagattattaagattatgtatataaaagttttgttcatacattatttttcttttatgaatatatatttaactttttaactaATCACCTCTTCGGTTTTTAAGCATAAtcagaaataaaaatgtaaagATAAGTTCGTTGGTCACTTCGTGCGATCTACCGACGGTCTACTAGCTCCCCTGCAAAGCCATTTTTGACAAGAACAATTTATGCtgcatttgatttgattttgaaaatGTAGTACAGCAGACTACAGGAGTAGAGGACGGACTGTGTAGACAGACGTACTTGGTGGCCCCACATGGGAGTCGGCTCCATATGGCTTTGACAAAATTAATTGGAACCATTGCGCGTTAATTCtcgctagcttaattagctagcttgGTTTTCTGCTTGCTTGGTGTGAGCTGTACGTAGCGTGCATGGCggcggtcgatcgatcgatcgcgtgGTGGTCGGCGTGGTCGGTGATGGGAGGTGATCTCGGTTGACTCTAACCGCgcgcattaattaattattacaagTAGTACTCCTATTATCGAGTGggagctagctatagctagcttctctgtttaaaaatataattattttccatttttaagttaaacaacctttattttttcatatactATTCATTTCTTCTTAATCTTAATACATGCTAAAAAactagatatatttatatttagtgatgGAGTTAGCAAGTACGCCCTCcctccatgtgtaaatatatggTGTTggttagtttaaaattaaactaaccaacgtcaaataaaaaaagagtaagTATTATGTAtgtcttaatatatatatatatatatgtatatatatatacatttctaGCTTCACTCATTTATTctaaaaagactttattttctgATAGTTATTGTATCCTGGTCGTTAAAGCATATTCTAGTTTTTATCGTTTTTACTGATTTATAGTATTAGATACGTTAAAATTGAAGTCTTTTCGGGtgctttaatatttttagctgTTTTTTTCTTGCGTGTTTAGCCATGTTCCATTCGTCTTTGTACTCGCACCCGATCCACAAAATCAACGTGTATTATTGACGTGCATTTACTGCTACTGCCAATTAATATTCCCTTGCAAGAATGGACTTGATACAGTGGTCAGACAGAGCTGATCTTTTCGTTAggcagaaaaaggaaaaggtccACTAGAGCTCTCTAGGCAGATATAGATCATAGATCGAACGGCTATGCCCAAAAGTATATACAATCGGACTGCCCTGCCATATTATATACAAACTAGTTATATCTGTGGTTTTTGGAGTTTTGAATCCCTACACGTTACGGTCGAGCTCGAGACAGCCTGCCAGCTACTAGAGCAGTAGCTAAGCTTGAACAATTCAACAGTATATTACTCTATAGCGATCATTGGCTCGGTACAAGAGATACGGGATCGCTTGTGTCCAGCTCCGAGCAAAGAATTGCAGAAATTTAAGAGCACAGAAACGATTACTACCGGTGAAAGCAATGCTAGCTAACCTTGAATCAGTCCCGGCCGGCCTGCGTGTTGTCGAGCCATTTTGCCCCGTCCAAACGCGGATTcgcggccggccgcggcgTGGCCCACGACCCTCCCGCCATTTGTCAGCTAGCCCACCGAAGCGCGCGACGCGACGAGTAGTCGGCCCGGCGAATAAAAAAACCGACTCCCGAACTCGGCCTGGCTGCCTGCAGCCCTGCAGGGCCGGAACAGTTGGGCACTTGGGCCTATTTGGTGACCGCGACGCACAAAGAGGGGGGAAAATCGCCAAAAGTTCGCAGGCTTGGTCCATCTTTCGGCCGCTTTTCCTTCGCTTAGCCGGAAGGAGACCGCGCGAGGAGCCGAGGAGGACCAGGAAAGATGCCTCCGGCCGGCCCTCGCTGAATGATCGGCGCTACCAGCCGCCATTGTGTGACTTGGTATCTCGTCTCAAGGATTTCGACGGATCATTCTTTGAATGTTCAGTTGGAAGTTGTAACGCACATATGGTACGCACACGTGGACGGTcgtgtttagttctcaaattttttttctaaaaacatcacattaaatttttggaaacctaaataaagcattaaagatagatgaaccaaaaaactaattgcacagttacaaaagaaatgttgagacgaatcttttgagcct
This window harbors:
- the LOC102711615 gene encoding E3 ubiquitin-protein ligase PUB23-like, yielding MGEESPAVEVPSYFVCPISLEIMRDPVTLSTGITYDRESIERWVFTDGHGECPVTKQRLAPADREPTPNHTLRRLIQGWCAVHAVERFPTPRPPVDAARVTAIVEAAGPLRRGQQELMASLGELADIVAESDRNRRCVQGAPGAVEFLVSVVKEHVCVETTFKISQDEVCGVQDSPNESSPEEAALIILHSLKLTEESLKRVLEGSGGDDFLDTLACVLRRPSYLSRMQGIHLLRSAVSAMPPARLTSASAELVDGVVRVIADRLSAKAVKVALTVLCRLCPWGRNRVKAVEAGAVSALVRLLLDEGCGGCNGGGDRRACELAIVAVDHLCGCAEGRLELVAHPAGLAVLSCAATRLSAAGTESAVRALHAVARHSATPAVLQEMLAVGVVARLLFLLQVGASGDRTRARAREMLKMHARVWRDSPCLASHLNASYPR